From Verrucomicrobiia bacterium:
ACCGGCTCATCACACACAATGAGTTCCGGTTCGACGGCGAGGGCGCGCGCAATGCCGATGCGCTGACGCTGGCCGCCGCTGAATTCGTGCGGATAACGCGCCGCGTGACTGGCATCGAGGCCGACTGCGTGCAGCAATTCCGCCACCCGCGCCCGCCGCGCCGCGCGATTCGGCGTCAGTTGATGAATGTCCAGCGCCTCGCCAATGATGTCGCCCACGCGCATCCGTGGATTCAGCGAGCCATACGGATCCTGGAACATGATCTGCAACTTGCGGCGGCGCGCACGCAGGGCGGCCCCGTTCAGGTGCGCGAGGTCTTCGCCGGCGAATAGGATGCGACCCGCCGTGGGCTCCACCAGGCGGACGATGGCCCGGCCCAAGGTCGTCTTGCCGCAGCCGCTCTCCCCCACCAGGCCCAGCGTTTTGCCGGGCGCAAGGCGCAAACTGACATCGTCCACCGCGCGCACAAACTCACGCTGGCGGCTGAACAGCCCGTGCTTCACGGGAAAATGGACCTTCAGGTTTTTGACTTCGAGCAGGCTCACAGAGTGATGGCAGGTTGGGTCGCCGTTGGTTCTTCGCGCCAGAACGGGCACCGCACGTGATGCCCCGATTCGGCCGCGACCAGCGCCGGCACGGCCCGGGAACATTCCGGCCTCGCGATCGGGCAACGCGGTGCGAACCGGCAGCCCGGCGGAAATGCGCCCAGCCGCGGCACGCCCCCGCGAATGGTCGTCAACCGCTGCGCGCCGCCCGCGAGCTTGGGCACGGAATGCATCAGCGCCTTCGTGTAGGGATGCCGCGGGCCTTGCAACAACGCCCGCGCCGGCGCCATTTCCACGATCTGCCCCGCATACATCACGGCCACGCGGTCCGCGATGTCGCCCACCAGGCCAAGGTTGTGCGTGATGAGCAGAATGCTCATGCCGAGCCGCTGTTTGAGGTCGCGGAGCAACTCCATGATTTGCGCCTGAATCGTCACGTCGAGCGCCGTGGTGGGTTCATCCGCGATGAGCAGCTGCGGCTGCGGCGCCAGCGCCATGGCAATCATCACGCGCTGCTGCATGCCGCCGGACAACTGGTGCGGATAATCCAGCGCCCGCCGCTCCGGGGCCGGAATGCCCACCAGCTTGAGCAGCCGCACGACTTCGTCGTCCGTGGCCGCCGCGGGGCGATGCAATTGCAGCGCCTCCTTGATTTGCTTCCCAATGCGGACCACCGGATTGAGCGAAGCCCCCGGTTCCTGAAAAACGCAGCTCACCAAACCACCCCGGATTTCCCGCAGCTTGGCGGCCGCCATGGACAGCACGTCAGCGCCGTTCACGCGAATTTCGCCGCCGACGTATCGCGCGGGCGGCGTTGGAATGAGCCGGACCACGGACATCGCCGTCACGCTCTTGCCGCTGCCGCTTTCGCCCACAAGACACACCGTTTCGCCGGCTTCGATTGCCAGCGAAACGCCATCCAGCGCGCGCAAGCTGGATTTGCCCGCGATGAAGTCGAGTTTAAGGTCTTTGATTTCGAGCAATGGCATTTTGGTCCGTTGGCGGCGTCAGTAGGCGTCCTTGATGCGCGGATCAATCCAGCGGTAGAGCAAATCCACGATCAGGTTCACGGTCACAACGGCGGTGGCGCTGACCAGCACCGTGCCCATGACCATGGGG
This genomic window contains:
- a CDS encoding ABC transporter ATP-binding protein, whose protein sequence is MPLLEIKDLKLDFIAGKSSLRALDGVSLAIEAGETVCLVGESGSGKSVTAMSVVRLIPTPPARYVGGEIRVNGADVLSMAAAKLREIRGGLVSCVFQEPGASLNPVVRIGKQIKEALQLHRPAAATDDEVVRLLKLVGIPAPERRALDYPHQLSGGMQQRVMIAMALAPQPQLLIADEPTTALDVTIQAQIMELLRDLKQRLGMSILLITHNLGLVGDIADRVAVMYAGQIVEMAPARALLQGPRHPYTKALMHSVPKLAGGAQRLTTIRGGVPRLGAFPPGCRFAPRCPIARPECSRAVPALVAAESGHHVRCPFWREEPTATQPAITL
- a CDS encoding dipeptide ABC transporter ATP-binding protein; this encodes MSLLEVKNLKVHFPVKHGLFSRQREFVRAVDDVSLRLAPGKTLGLVGESGCGKTTLGRAIVRLVEPTAGRILFAGEDLAHLNGAALRARRRKLQIMFQDPYGSLNPRMRVGDIIGEALDIHQLTPNRAARRARVAELLHAVGLDASHAARYPHEFSGGQRQRIGIARALAVEPELIVCDEPVSALDVSVQAQIVNLLQDLQQERGLAYLFIAHDLAVVEHISHEVAVMYLGRIVEQAEAATLIRAPRHPYTQALISAVPEVDPDSKRQRIVPPGDVPSPIHPPSGCPFHPRCPVAEARCRTEVPPLREVAGGHWAACHLAK